The genomic interval GTCTTGTCTTTATGTGCATTCCTTTTATTTAAGACAGCCTGCCAGCCAGGGGAAGGATCTCAAGTCCGAGTGGAAGGCTATCCCACAATCCTTCATGAAAACCCTCTTTAAAGCCTATATCGCGTCGTTTAAGGCACAGTAACCGTCTTCCATGTTAGATTCATCGTTGGACCTTGTTACCGTGCCGAAAAAGACGTTATAGCGACCATCCTGGGCCTTCCACGATTGTTGACCTGTCTCGGACCGGGGAAGACGTTCTTCAAGACAGGACATACGGTACAGAAAGGATCATCTAAGGATCTTGTCTGGACGGAGATGTGTCTTTCCTAAGCAAGACGGTAAAAAAACAATAAAGACTTTTAAGAATACATAAGACCTTCTTAGGAAAGTCTCTATCCTTCTCTTACAGTCAATCATTCCTAAAGTCAAGACATTGAAGACAGTAAAGGGGAATCTGCTATCTGATTGCCCTGTAGGCCCCATCTCCATTAAAGTATTAGCCAGTGCTTCTTTCCGCCGATTAGATCTGTGGAATCCAACCTTAAAGGGAAACTCCACTCTATGAATCCTATAAGAAGAGAGGTTGCCCGGGACAGGGAGAACCTTTCCGGCAATACAGATTCCATATCCAAAATGCTCGGAAGGAACCTTCGATATCCAATCCCACGTGGAACCTGCCCTAAGAGCGGTTTTCGAGACAAAAACTGGTCATTCTGTGGATCCGAGATAGAACTCCGGTCCTGCAACTCCTTCCCTTGATAGCCTTGAGTTGTTGGTTACACCGCACCGGAAAAGCACTCTCTGGGAAATCCGGATCTTTCTCAGCAGGGACAGTACCAAGGATATCAGGGTTAGATAGCTTTTTTTTCTCTGGCAGTCTAAAATCTTTCCAATCAATCGGGAAAGCCTATACCCGAAAGAGGGAAACCTTCTGTTTGCTTGCCATTGCAATATCGGAAACCGCAGGAAAGAAAGCCCCGGCCTGGTATTTTATTTTGACCGGCAGAAGCTGAACCCGAACCAAACCCTAAGCAAAGAAGGGATGTGCCTTAGTTCAGTCTCGAGGACGGGATAATAGGGGCGTAGCACCGAATATGTCGGAGTAGTCCCACCCAGTAGATGGACAAGCCAGTAGTACCAATCAAGGAAGCCTTGAACTCTAGAGCTTTCTTTCCTGATGGGGACTAAGAAAAGGAGACGAATATAGCTAAACAGCTGCAGCAGAAAGAACGAAAAGCCAAAAGTCAAGGTGCATAGCGGTCTTTTCAAGAATAGGGGAGTACAGAATAAGGGGTTTGCAAGACAAAAGAGAATCCGCTGGAACTACGGACAAGGATATTTTACTCAATTCCCCTCTTACTATTTTAAAAAGCGGAAGAAAATGAAATTCCACCAGTGTGTATGTAAGACAACCTTAATTCTCTATGTTCAACGCTTTGGGCAAGCCAGAGCAAGACTTCTCTGTGGGAATACCCGGCTATCTCCTACTTTAAATAGAGAAAATCCCTGGAATTCTCTGATGCCGGGGATTATGTCTAAAAAACTTCGTATTGCGATCTCCGCTGACGATCGTTCTTTTCTTTTCATAAGATCTATTCTTGGGCTAGAGCGTTAATATAGCTTTTCTCTTTTATATGGGATAGGGCTTTGGAGAACTCCTAGAATGGGATTCCCCTTATGTGATATCCTAACTAGTACCAGTCTAACTAAGAGTCATCTGCTAGGCCAGCTTCCTGTGAGTAAGCCAGTGCTAAAGAAGAGGGCTAAGGAAAAGCTAAAAATTCATTGGGATAGATGCAGCGCCAATTAATTTCCGCCAATTTCCGCGGTGAGTGCTAAGTACTTCGATTAAGAGTTTGCAGGATTTCTAGAATAGGAATAGGCTTTTTCTTTAGAGTAAGACTCTTTGCTTGCTTCTTTCGGCCAGCTCAGCGGATGAGTGGCCGTATTCGACACCTCTTTCTCTTACGGCTAGTGCGCTATTTGAGATAGTTGAAAAGGGGTGTAGCGATAGAAAGTTTTGAATCAATAATTCCTCAAAAGTCATTGCTAGTACGTTTAATACAGTTACTGCTATACCTTAGGCCTCAATTAGCAGTCGTAAGGCCGACATGTCTTCATCCCGAAATAAGTAGATGCGGAATCTCGTCTGTTTGAAAGGTAACTTGAATTAGCAGTCGGACTGTGAACCATTGTCACTCGTTAGGCCTCCCAATATAATTGATTTGAAGGAGTGAAAGCCACTTGACTGTAAGGAGAGGAGCTCCAGCCACTCTACTTCCACCGTCGTGTAGCCCTGCGGATAATTCGAATACCGGAACATCCTTCCATCCCTCATTCAATCTGATCTACCGGCTCTAAGACCGACTCAATGGGAGGAATCAGATCAATCTTAGGGCTTTGCTTTCAGCGCCTCGAAGACTCAATAGCAATTCCATCTCGTCTTTCCGGATCAATAGCCCCAATCCCCATCTTTTCAAAACATGTCTTTTACGGGTAGGTCGAAACATCTCCATCCTTTTCGTTCGGTGTCATATCCTACGAATATGCGCCGAAGAACCTTCGTCCTCTTTGTTCCTTCGACATCTTCTACCCCGAAGCATTGAAATAGCACAGTAAGCGGACCACCTACAGGGAAATCCTTATACCACTATCAAGCCATACCGGGCAATGAGGCTGATGCTACTACCGAGACAGAGAAAGACAAGGACTTTCTTTCTATCGATGTGAAATCCATTCTATTTCTCTGATGCGCATGTCGTCCGATCAGTCTACTCTGCTTTAGTATGCGCTAGGGAAAAAAGCGGAGCTCCTTCTTGTTGTGCCCGATCCCCAAAGCATTGAAAAAGATAAGGGGGAACTTACCTAGTGAGAAGTCTTACCATGGGAGTTTATACCTCTATTGGCAATCCCTCTTAAGCAGTGGTGTCCGGTCACCAAGAAATTCTATTGATTCCGTTCAGCGAAAGGGAAGTTGTCCTTCTATCACGAGTTTTATACCCCCCCCCCGGGGATCATCCAGGTCAATCTGCATGAGTTTTGCTGTTCATACATGAGCCATAGAAGCAAGCTGCCTGCCTAAAATAAGGCTTTGTGAATAAGCAGTTCCATAAGCTCCAGTTACAATTCGCTGACCGAGTAGCTACAACTTCAAGAGGGGAATTCGCGTAAAAGTGGGCTTTTGTTTTTGCTTCCTCGAACGGGTGGAGAAAGATTTTTATTACCCTTTATTCCAGGGGAAGGGAGTTGGTTTATAACCAGACTCTGAAGTTTTCTACTAGGTAGAGTATTTCAAAAAAATAAGCTAGAATAGAGGGCGTGATAGTCCAATTCTACATAGTTCTGTGATCCGCCGAACGAAGTGGTTCCAACGAACCGGACCGGGAGAGAGAAAGAATTCTTTTTTCAAGGCTGCCGGTGGGCTGGGCCCGAGCTCGGTTTGGAAGGAAGCCTCTTTAGATGAGAAGGAGGATGCTACCAAGGCGAGAAGGAAGAAGGGGAGTTCCACTATCTGAGTTAGGCCGATATCATTAGATAGGTAGGCTGATCTCCGCTTTTGGATTCCTATTAAGGGCAAGAGTGAGACTTGTCTATTCCTACTAAAGGAAAGAGAAGAAGATCACGGCTCCTCTGCTTACAGTCAAGTGGCTTTCAGCTCCTCTCCCGGACCTATTGATCGAGGAGCTCGGGAATGGAGCAAAAGAAAGACGAGTTAGAGAACGGATGTAAGTCAATTCTGACCCTGCTAGGGAAAGGAAGCAAACTCTTGCTCGACGTAGGGTAGAGTAACTATTTTCAAAGCCTGGCCTTTCTGCCCCAAGGCAAGCATTCCAACCAAGCCAAGCAGCTATAGATCTTGAGCGTCTTGCAAGGGCATCTGCTTGTCTATTTTTTTTCTTGGGACATGCTCTATGGTCACATCACCAAGCCACCCAATAAGCCTTTTTGTTTGCGTAATTATAGTATGGAATCAATTCAGGTCAGGCTTTTTAACTGAATAATTACCAAGGAGTTGATTGATCACCAATTTAAAATCTCCATAAGAGTTGCAACTCTTTCAAATCCACAGCCATCTCAAGTCAAGTATGAGGGCTTGGTACTCTGCGAGATTATTGGAACAAGGTTTCGACAAGGTGAAGGAGTGCGGCAGCACTTCTCCTTCAGAAGTAAGAAAGAGGACTCCAGCTCCATCTTGATGAGCAGCACCATCAAAGTACATCTTCCATGGTGGAAGAATTTCGACCACAAGCACATCTTCATCAAGTCGTCAAACAATTCCCATTCAGCAGGTATTGGGTCAAAGAACTAGGAAATTCTTTTCTTTCTTCTTTTGCTTTTTTGTGGGGGACTTATTAAAGGAAGGTTTCAACCTGGCATAAGCTAAGGTACCCCGCTCATTAGTCACTTCCCCTGCATGGTCAACTCTTGCCGGGTTAATGTATTTGAATTAATCATATATTCATTCTTACGCGTAGAGATACCTATTTATAGTGGTTTGTTCCTGCATCAATAGTAGCTTGAAGCTATAGTTTAAGAGAAGTGACAAGATCATCAAAAAAGGGAGGCACTCAAGCTTGACTATACGATTGGTAGGAAAGATTTTAGACTTGAGCATACGCCTTCTTCCTCTATGGATAGGGCGACGTGACACGCAATGGATCGGTTAGAAAGGAGAACAAATTGATCACATGTCCCCTTCTCAACAACCTTTCCCGCATCAGTAGATAGAGTAGATTTCCTATCCTTGGTCAACCTAAGGATTTTCTTCTCTCTATATTTAGTTACCACCGACCCGAGCCTATGCGAAGCAAGCCTACACCCTAGACTGGCTCCAGGCCAAAGTGATGAAAAGGCGAACGGTCGTATATCGTAATATAATATAAAAAGGTCCATGAGAGAAAGCCTAGCCCTATCTTAACCTTATGATCCTAGTCAGCTCGTCTCTGTCTTGAGGCCAATAACCAGTGACTCTTTTGTTAACCACATGTAGAATATCTTGTGTAGTCGGGTAGGATAACTAGAATATATCTTTCCTTTAGTGTGTAACCGATTTATATATGTTAAGCTCCCCTTTTTTTCTCTCCTTTGCTTTTCTTTTGCCCCTCTTTAAAGTAAAGCTGCTTCTTAGAGTTGGCTTTTGCAATTGCAATCTGTCTCTGTCTGGCTCCTCGCTTTGAACTCAAATAAGACCTTCTTTTGGTCGAGTGACTTCGTTCCTGGTCTTCCTATTCCCTTCGCTTTCCCAGCCGCTGCCTCTAAGGCCCAAGTACTTTTTTTGTTTGATCAAATGATTGATTTAGATTTGAAATTCCTCTTTACCAAGGGAAGAGAGCGTGGATCAGGTGTCCTCTTGGATGTTCCAAACCACCATCTTGGACTTCCAGCATTTGCTTCAGACAGAAAGTTTGGGACTCAAAGTGTGCCCTCATGAGGCAGGGAAAAACAAAAAAATGTGTCTTTTACGTAACTTGGATAGCTGAGTGGTCAATCCTGCACCAATCGTTGATGAGTTGTCTCGCTCGAAAGCTATAACCTGCCCCCCGAACTCGGTATCCATTCTGCCTGATGTTTCACTCCTCCGAAAGGCTATTGAAACAAGTCCTGATCCGAGACTTCTCTTAAGGGAAAACCTTAAAAACTTATTTCGAGCAGGGTCCTCTGCTGGCATATTCATTCTTTTTATTTATTATATTATGTATGGCGTTTCCAAGTTGATGTTTTTTTTAGCACGCGTGCCTCCGTCCCAAAAAAAGATGTATATTCCGGACATTTTGTCGTGGGTGCTACTAGAAAAAATTGTTATCCGACCGATGGATTCCCCGGTTTTTGGATTTTCATTTCTTTATGTAAAAAAGAGTTGGATCAAAGGCCTCGTCTCTGTACCCTTCCGTAGAGGAGGGGCCTTCAAGCGTACAAAGTGTTAAGAAAGATTGGATGTTGCTTAGTCGCTGCTCACGCACGGAGCTCGCCGCTGAAGCGTTAAATGTGCTTCTATTTAGCAAATAGAGTTTGACTGAGATAAAACAGAATCAAAAGGAGCTCTGGCCCGCAACGAAACTAAAATGAAATTAGTTGGAGACAGATTCAGTGGGGCACCCCCCTTATAGCAGGTATGCAACCAACCCTTCTTCTGAAGACTATCTATAAGTAGTATTCAAAAGAAGAAATTGAGGTTTGATACCATTTGTGTTCAAAATAGGATACCTCCTAGGTCATTTCTTTTCTCCCCTTCTGCTGTTATAGCTTCAACTTCTTTCTAATAGCTGCTTGCTTGGCTTCAAAGCCTTACCATCCCTTCGCCGCCTCCACAGAAAGATTGGTCACTTTCTTTTTTTTGGATTAGTCTCTTAACTCAAATTCTCTCTAAAACGGTACAACAGACGGCGCAGCGCTGCCTACGCGCTAATTAGCTTCCGATGTATTCTCTGGCATTGATTTGATTAAAGGAAAGGTAAAGCCTTCACTTCAAGCTTTGAAGCTAAGTTCGCTATTCGGTCAATGATAGGCTTTAGGCCTTACCTTACTCTTTAGGGGTTTACTCTTCTACTTAAGTTCCTAGCTAGGCTGATGCCTTTGCCGAGTCTTAAACTCCGACTCCTAAACTCAAAACTGGCCGGAAATGCCCATTTTGAGCTCGCTCAGGCGGATGTTCCCGCTGATCTTGACTTTACAAATAGTCAGCTTCTGTCTTTCCATACGGAGTCTGGCACTTTTCTTGTCTGTTTTGTCTTTATGTGGCCGGTCTTTCTTTCCCTTTTTCTGATCGAAAGATCTTTTTTGACGCGCTATCGCTATAAAGGTTACAACCTAGGCATTCAAAAGGAGGGTTATTACATAAAAAAATCACATAAGTGATTAGAGCGATGCCCCCTTGCTTTGGAAAGAGTTGACTTCTTCCTGTGCAGGATAGCCACTGACTCTTCCGATTAATTAAGATATAGGGAAAGGCCAACGCGTCAAAGTAAAGTCAGGTTCAGCAATCGACGTAACTGGTTCAAATACCAGAAGCTAGGTCATAGAAGGTAGATTAGATTCGACAATCTTAAGTAGTGGAGTCGGCCCTTAGCCGAGATACGATACTGTCAGCTAATCACTAGCTTTTGATAGAATAATATCGTAAAGTCGGAGAGGAAGAAGAATGCCATCATAGAGGGATCAGCGTGTAAACTTGAAGGGCTAGGGAACTCCTTTAGCTCAATAATGAAAGTTAGGGTCGATCGGAGGAGGCCTTACCTCTTAGATGACCCAAGCAAGTCATTAAGCTATTGGATGGATCCTCCTAACTGTAGTTACTTAAGGTCGAGTAGTAGACGGGTGAGGCCCACAGTTCTAATAGGTTTTCACTTGAGCTTTCCGCAGCAAAGCAAGTCTACAAGCCACTGCAGTGAGGTTATAGGTCTGATTTCTTTCTCGTATTGAGATCTTAGAATGCTATACGCAGCCCCCCTGCAAGGTTACTTTAGATAGCGGTATTTTCTGTATAAGATTGGCATCCCCATTCTAAGGTTACTTAGTACTTAGGTCGTGAGTTCCGCTCTTAGTAGCCTTTATTCCCATCCCGCGTAAGAACATAGGTTTTTTTCCCTCAGTTTCTGCTCTCCTTGCTTTAACTAAAGAACTACCTTTCACTTTAAGTAGGACTCTAAGAGCTCTACCTTAGAATGAGTTAGATTTCCTGTGTTAACAAGAAGGAATGGCGGGACGCTAAAGAGATGGCTATGAGACTAGTGCAATCAGGTAATCGACCAAGTAATCCACATACATGATAAAAGAGCATTCCAGCCCTAGTGTACTTATCCACTGGCATTGAAGGAGAAGAATGACAAGGTCTGCTTCCACAGTAAGGATTGCCGCTTAGTCCAATCCAAGAGCAAACAAGGGACGCCTCATTAAGCAAGAACCCGAGCTAAGAGCGGGGCAGTTCTATTAAGGTATAGAGAAAGCTCCAAGCAGCTACCATTGATCAACCTTATTCAGGCACATCAATCAAAGATCTTGCTTACCGGATAACTTTCCTGGTGAAGGAGAGAAAGTTTGACAAGCTAAGAAAGTCTCGTTGAAAGCAGGAACTCAGACTGTGACGACTATTTTCACTAGTTTCAAAGGCTTGATTGACCCTTGGGATTGAATCTGGCTAGGGGGTGCCCTCGTAAAGACTAAAACCTCGTTACGCCGAAAATAGTAGAGGTGCGACAGCGCTTTGGTAGTGAGTGGAAACTTACTTTCTGTCTGGTTAGTAGGAATTTCTTGCCTGCTAAGGGATTAGTCCAAGTTAGACCGAGAAGTAAGAGTTTGTAATTGAAGTCGGGGGGGCTGAATAGAAAAATTCTCTTCCCACGTAGCGCTAAGAAGCAAGTTCCGACAGCCTATGATGAAATAGCACAAAAAAAAAAAGGGCTACGCGAATAATAGTGTTAGTAGTTCGTGAGGCTAATTTTGAGCTAGATAGTGGATTGATGTTCACTGTAGCACTATCTGACCTTGAAGGTTAAGTTAGTGTACCATGAACTCCATCCCACATATTTTGGATGCTGTGGCATCAGTTATCTAGCTACATTCTATTACCGGTTGACACCATTTTGGAAAACTTTTATTCCGGTTACTGCTTGTTAAATTCCGTTAGGTTCTTTGTCAAATACTAACTGATTTTAATCCATATTCTTTTTTAGTGTAACTTTGGTTGTTCTTTCCTTCGAGCTAAGATAGACCCTATCAAAAACTAGTTCCAGAAGCATCTTCCATTCATCTCGACCTAGACTGATCTTTGTTCTGATGATGATAAACCATCATCAATTTGTATAGTATATATACCCCCAAGCCCTCTTTTTGTACCATTTTTTTCTTTCTAAAAGAGGGCCTGGAACTGGGCTCTCTTCACAGCCCCTAAAGGCGTTAGGAAGAGATTTAATCAGCCAGCGTAATAACTTCAATCGATAGAAAAATCTATCAAGACCTAAAACAAAGAATACCATCTCCCAGGGAGTCTTTTTATTTTGCATATCTCGAGTTTAGAATTCTCCTCACGCTTTTTCCATCACGATTTTCTCTTCGAGAACACTCGCCTCGTCGATTCTTCCCCTCGTTCCTTTTATCTTGGACATTGAGATGTTTATGCAAAGCATTCTTTTCTACCCTATGTAGGCGACACAAGCTACGGAGCTGTAGACTTAAGACCTAAGGATATTTCTTTGACGGGTGATCGGGTCTTAGAATCCTCAGGAAAGTGTAAGCACCTGTATACAATTTCTATTTTGCTTTCTATATATAGATATGGCTTTCTCTTGATGGAATATACCAAGCTAAATCTTCTTTTTAGAACCACAACTCAGTGAAGTAGGCGACAACTGCTATTAGGGTCTGTCTTAAGGCATTGGCTCTCTAAAAAAAGGATTTCCTATCGTTGCATGGGTTCCTTTTTGTATAAAACATATTGACTACAAATTGAACTAAAGAAAGAATGTTGACTGTTCGACAACGTGAAGACTGCAATCTCGACTTAGAATAATCAAACGCCCATCACGAGTCACATGGGCACCCCCACCAGGTAGAATAGTTGTGATATCCCCATCAAGATCTAACTCTAAGAGGATACTATTCATTTCTTCTTTACACTGCTGCTCGCTTTGGAGACTAAACAATGGAAATAATACGTAACAGTCAGCCAAGTAACGATAATAAGAAAGACTAGGGTATAGCTGTTTAAATCCCCGGTCGAAATCATCCAACATAAAATTGTATAAGACCTTAGTGATTAACCCAGCGTGTGGGATCCCTACTTCCGTAATAGAACAATTAATTCCATTTTGGTCATAAACTGGTATCTTTAAAAAGGATGAAACAAAGGATATTACGTAGCTATCACGCACCAAGGGTGCCAGCTTTCGTAAAATTCTTTTATGAGGAATAGTACCTTGTGAGGGTGCTAGATTCAAGATGAAAATAGTTCTAATCTTCCCCACTCCACCTAATTTGGCAAAGAACTCACGGCGATCTCTGGGAAAACCACACGACTGCTCCTGAAAGATAGATGAACGCATAAAACAACTATTCAACATATGCGCCAGAGCGATTAAAACGAGAGCGTCCCTTTCACCGGGACAAACAACCCATTTATGATCAGGGTCCCCTGGCTGACATAAAGTTTCAACATAAAAAAAAATCGCCTCGTCTTTGGGAATACTTAATAACTTAAGTGGGGACAATGCATACTTCTCTTCTGAGATAAGAATGATTATATCACATACGCTTAAAGGGGGCAACGAAAATAGATCACCAAGTTTAGCATAGACATATAATATTGACCGGGCAAGTTGCTGTGCGGAGCATGAATAAGGTGGATTTTTCCGTGGGTCCTCGCCATCTGAATCAATTCTGAACGAACAGTATCTCTATCTGGCTTTGTTATTATTACAGTGTTATCTGCACCCAGCCAGTAAGTAGAGATATGGAGAGAGGGGACAGCTTTGTCGCGGACCTTTCTTTGGTTTCTTTTATGAACTCCACTGGTCGTCCATGGATTATAGGGGCTTTCCATTGTATATAAATAAACTTTCGTATCCTACTCTGCAAATCCCATTTTCCTTAAGCATATAGAAACCTATGATTCAAATTTGCATATGCTGCTGGTTTGGTGAGTTTAGTGATCATGGCTGGCTCACCTGATCTATCAGCTGAGTAGTAAGCCTCCTTGGGATAATTATCAATATCTCTTCCTATCAAAATGAGATTAGGAGGGCGCCCTTTTTAAAGAGCCAGCCTGTCTTTCAATAGAAACTATTGGCAATTACCTTAGTCATTCTCTTATCTAGTGTAGTCCCCATAGCAATGGGCCTCGGTCTAGTGAGGTTTTGCTTTTTTGGGAATCATTGCTAGGAATAAGGATTGAATTGCACCTGGTTTGCTCCTGTTTGACTTCAATTACCATATGGAAATGGAGATCGTCCAACATTATGTTCCAGCACTGCCCCTGAATTAATCAACCAAGTAGAAGTTGAAGTTCAGTTGGAATCCATATAGTCTAGTAGTTTTTTACTATGAATAGCCCCCTATTGTTGATAGAGAGCTTACCGCCCCGCCCTTTATAGTCGCGACTGTTGTCATGGAAAAAGAGTTTGTTTTCTGTCAAAGAAGCATGCTTAACACAGCCTATAGCATAAAGGCATTCGAGCCGCGTCTAAACTAAATGTTGGGCAAGGGCCCGTACTCTCTCTTCTGTGGATACGCTATCCCTTCCGGCTATGGTATGGGGAAGGGGAGGTGAGATCTACTCATTGATTTTATATTAGATGAGCGGCCGTACTATGATCGTTCGGGAGACATGGGCCCACGCGCTACACACAAGAATGAATTGTTATGCGGTCGGTAAACTCTTTCCTTTCTGCGGGCAGCCTATCAAATCGGATCACGTATTTTTGAATATGTCGTTACATCATGTACATGTATTCGGTTTTCCATTTTTTTTTATGTTCCTGCTCGTGCCCGGATAGAGAATGGGCACGACTCCCCCTCTCCCCGTTCTACCGTCCAAACAGGCCGGCCGTTCTAAGTTCCGGGGTTGGGTCGGATAGGACCAGATCCAATCGGATCTGATCGTAGCTTCGAGTTCAGGTGCCGTACTGCGGCCGGACCGGAAAGGAGGGGGACAGCGAACCTCCTGCCAAGAGGCCAAGGTTGCTTGCTAACTCTCAGCCACTTGTTAGAAGGAAGTGCAGCTTGATTGTCGGGGGGAATCAACGAGAAGGAAAAAATAAGGTAGATTATTCTATTTCCTCCTTTGGTAAGGATTGGCTTTTTGTTCAAGGGTATGTTAAAAACCATCGTCTTTTCTTTGTTTGTATCACCGAGACACCCGAAGGGCCGGCCATATGTACCTCGGGAGCCCCGGCCCATTCAAATAAAAATAGAACGAGCACCTACGACTAAGGGGAATGGAATGTCGACCACAGGGTGAGAGAATCTTATAATACGAGGGCTAGTGACTGGTCAAGTCATTAAACTTAGTCATTTTGATCAACATGGCTGCAAGTGGACTGGGTTTATGGGTTTAAACTGACTACGACCAAAGTCGTGGCTACTTCAACCAAAAAAAGGGCGACCCCCTATTCAAACCAAAAGAAGTACCTCACCTCACTTACGAAGAAGTTGTTGGAGCTGGGCTCCGAACTATGAGAGTTTGCTTTTTATCTTTCTCAGAGCGGTCTGATCAAATAGGGGATCAGACTACTCCTGGTGTTTTAACTAGTCATTAATGGTCGGCTTAATTAGTACCCTTTCGGTATGTGTTGCGAACACTTTCATTTTTAGCCTCTCATCTTCTCTAGAGAAGCAAAACTCGAACGGATAGAACAGATGGTCCAACTACATAACTTTTTCTTTTTCATTACTTCCATGGTCGTGCCTCGTGGCACGGCAGCACCCGTACTATTGAAATGGTTCGTCAGTAGAGATGTTCCCACAGGTGCCCTTTTTTCCAATGGTACTATAATTCCTATTCCTATCCCTTCATTCCCTCTTTTGGTCTATCTACATTCCAGGAAATTCATACGCTCCGCGGACGGAGCAAAAAGTGGAGTCTTGGTCAGAGCAAGCCGCCCTATTCTATTACCAGACATAATTGGGAGAAGCTCATCCGAAACTAGAGCTAGAAACGCTTTATTTCGTTTCGTTCCCGTTCTTCATTTCCTTCTTCTCGAATCCAAGGGGGACTTCTCATATTTAGAATCTTTCTGCGGTGTGCTCCGTTTACTATTCTTTCGTACTTTCTTCTTTTTACCACGCGATAGGTCAGCGAAGCCTGAGCGGGCGCGGAGAAGGAAAGGCCAAACACTTCGGCCTAACGGGAATGAGCAACGACGAAATGAGAAGATGAGGTGCCTCGGGCACCCCCATTTAGAAAGAAGGGTCGAAGGTTTTGGGCCTGTAGCTTTCCCCGTCCCCCCTTCGTCGGGCGGTGCTTGTGTGGAGGGTGCGCCACCTGAAATCGGGCTTGAAGCTCTCACCTTACCAACAAGCCGAGAGCTGATGGCTGTTGGTCACGACTACTATCAAAAAGCTCCTATGAAGATGAATATTTCACATGGAGGAGTGTGCATCTTTATGTTGGGTGTTCTTCTGTCGTGCGACCCGGCGGCTTATGTGCGACCTGTGGCCCACGCCTCCTATTTGTTCAGGGCGGGCGGCGTGAACTCTGATTCGATCCGGGTATTCAATCCCGCCGCTGAGATGCTCAGTTGACTCCTTAACCTTGATAGGAAGATGGCTTATTCAATAATTCGTGCATAAGGGTAAGGAACCTTGGATGAACTAATGCGAATGGGTGTAAGCCTCGCTGCTCGGAAACACCCAGTGCTGACCACACTGAGAGACACGAAAGCGCAGGTAACGCCAGTTGGCGAAGTGGCGTTAAGCATCCCTAGCGGTACGAAAAGAGGGGTCGTGATGATATCATCTACGTCCGTACCGCTCCTCGTGGAGTAGATCCCGCATCCAACCAAGTCTTTGACCAGGGAACGGGAGAATTCCCACTAC from Nicotiana sylvestris cultivar TW 137 mitochondrion, complete genome carries:
- the ccmFc gene encoding cytochrome c maturation protein CcmFc translates to MVQLHNFFFFITSMVVPRGTAAPVLLKWFVSRDVPTGALFSNGTIIPIPIPSFPLLVYLHSRKFIRSADGAKSGVLVRASRPILLPDIIGRSSSETRARNALFRFVPVLHFLLLESKGDFSYLESFCGVLRLLFFRTFFFLPRDRSAKPERARRRKGQTLRPNGNEQRRNEKMRCLGHPHLERRVEGFGPVAFPVPPSSGGACVEGAPPEIGLEALTLPTSRELMAVGHDYYQKAPMKMNISHGGVCIFMLGVLLSNTKKIQFTQRLPLGSELHMGKERCCLRGLDHLHGPTFHSICGNLMIYKPSLTSDRLMFEHDESLRADLLPIHFPASYENGKLEHFFHRWMKNREHNNFWLTMFPEKRYFRERTSTTEVAIHTNLFTDLYASIGTGSSRTGGWYTTIIKLPFIFFIRIGFMLASLGGSRSLLRQLQKDKLRWN